From Lolium perenne isolate Kyuss_39 chromosome 5, Kyuss_2.0, whole genome shotgun sequence, a single genomic window includes:
- the LOC127304801 gene encoding PAN domain-containing protein At5g03700-like, translated as MRREFECRRDPATNVVVVAALFFVACAALLVEEACGGEEPVTELSNGFTATHSADAPGWFEPFLYATNGVFALGFLRVGASSLDLAVVHLPSSFPLWRATPARLADWSSPATLSFDGRLVLATGHGAGTVLWSTLNPIGDNVKLLNSSELIILLFDERGTPWRSFHSPSDTLVLDQNFTLSTPPLISENRRFALRLGKTYMALHMEFYGGRTRPMYWQHTALMAQPENGTEPPVYGRLDGRGFFGLYLQGGSGNESVDRIAFDTFPRNLTGAFRRMTLDDDGNLRAYYWTDGSKDWTSDYQAISGQCELPTSCGAYGLCVPGQAACQCLVNSTTDGTTSPQCAAVETTDLCGAGQMFEVVRRSRVSLAYKERVPFETYKTVAECEESCAEDCTCWGALYNGASGYCYLIGFPVETVVYEADDRKVGYFKVRKAQQSAAQARTMSPGATAATVVLSLVLAVAGAYVGYWLWERRRRRRAGGVGMEQELTPRPYRDLKSMDSSNNSFKS; from the coding sequence ATGAGGAGGGAATTCGAATGCAGGCGTGATCCGGCGACCAACGTCGTCGTGGTGGCGGCGCTATTCTTCGTTGCATGTGCGGCGCTCCTGGTGGAGGAAGCCTGCGGCGGGGAAGAGCCGGTGACGGAGCTGTCCAACGGCTTCACCGCTACGCATTCCGCGGACGCGCCGGGATGGTTCGAGCCTTTCCTCTACGCGACCAACGGCGTCTTTGCCCTCGGCTTCCTCCGCGTCGGCGCGTCCTCACTGGACCTCGCCGTGGTCCACCTCCCGTCGTCCTTCCCTCTCTGGcgcgccacgccggcgcgcctcgCGGACTGGTCGAGCCCGGCCACGCTCTCCTTCGACGGCCGCCTGGTCCTTGCCACCGGCCACGGGGCAGGCACCGTGCTGTGGAGCACCCTCAACCCCATCGGCGACAACGTCAAGCTACTCAACTCCTCCGAGCTCATCATCCTGCTGTTCGACGAGCGCGGCACGCCGTGGCGGAGCTTCCACAGCCCGTCGGACACGCTGGTGCTGGACCAGAACTTCACCCTGTCCACGCCGCCGCTCATCTCCGAGAACCGCCGCTTCGCGCTGCGGCTCGGCAAGACGTACATGGCGCTGCACATGGAGTTCTACGGCGGGCGCACGAGGCCCATGTACTGGCAGCACACGGCCCTCATGGCCCAGCCGGAGAACGGCACGGAGCCGCCGGTGTACGGCCGCTTGGACGGCCGGGGCTTCTTCGGGCTCTACCTCCAAGGCGGCAGCGGCAACGAGAGCGTCGACAGGATCGCGTTCGACACCTTCCCCCGGAACCTCACCGGCGCCTTCCGGCGGATGACGCTGGACGACGACGGAAACCTCCGCGCCTACTACTGGACCGACGGCTCCAAGGACTGGACATCCGACTACCAGGCCATCTCGGGGCAGTGCGAGCTGCCAACCTCCTGCGGCGCCTACGGCCTGTGCGTCCCCGGACAAGCTGCGTGCCAGTGCCTCGTCAACAGCACCACCGACGGAACTACCTCCCCGCAGTGCGCCGCCGTGGAGACCACCGACCTCTGCGGCGCAGGGCAGATGTTCGAGGTGGTGCGGCGGAGCCGGGTGTCGCTGGCGTACAAGGAACGGGTGCCGTTTGAGACTTACAAGACCGTAGCGGAATGCGAGGAGTCGTGCGCTGAAGATTGCACCTGCTGGGGCGCGCTGTACAACGGCGCCAGCGGGTACTGCTACCTCATCGGCTTCCCCGTGGAGACGGTGGTGTACGAGGCCGACGACCGGAAGGTGGGCTACTTTAAGGTCAGGAAGGCGCAGcagagcgcggcgcaggcgcgtACCATGTCGCCCGGCGCGACCGCCGCGACGGTCGTGCTGTCGCTGGTGCTGGCCGTGGCTGGGGCGTACGTGGGGTACTGGCTGTGggagcgccggcgccggcgacgggcGGGCGGTGTGGGGATGGAGCAGGAGCTGACGCCGCGACCCTACAGAGACCTCAAGTCCATGGACAGCTCCAACAACTCATTCAAATCGTGA